One Dromiciops gliroides isolate mDroGli1 chromosome 3, mDroGli1.pri, whole genome shotgun sequence DNA segment encodes these proteins:
- the LOC122746365 gene encoding 60S ribosomal protein L27-like, translating to MGKFMKPGKVVLVLARKYYRHEAVIVKNIDDGTSDRPYSCSLVAGIDCYPQKVTTSLGKRKIAKRLKIKSFMNIYNYNHLMPTRYSVDIPLDKTIVNKDVFRDSALKRKVRKDTKVKFEERYKTGKNKWSFQKPWF from the coding sequence ATGGGTAAGTTCATGAAACCTGGGAAAGTGGTGCTGGTCCTGGCCAGGAAGTACTACAGGCACGAAGCTGTCATCGTCAAGAACATTGATGATGGGACATCCGACAGGCCGTACAGCTGTTCCTTGGTGGCAGGAATCGACTGCTACCCTCAAAAGGTGACCACATCGCTGGGCAAAAGGAAGATTGCCAAGAGATTGAAAATCAAGTCCTTCATGAACATTTATAACTACAACCACCTCATGCCCACCAGATACTCTGTGGATATCCCATTGGACAAAACAATTGTCAACAAGGATGTGTTCCGTGATTCTGCACTAAAAAGGAAGGTTAGAAAGGACACCAAGGTCAAGTTTGAGGAGAGGTACAAGACAGGCAAAAACAAGTGGTCCTTTCAGAAGCCATGGTTTTAA